TACTCGAGCACGGAATCGATGTCGCGATGCGGGAGTACAACGCCGAGTAGTCGCGCACGCATCGCTCTGGATCGCCCGCCACCAGGTCGTGCGGGGAGACTACATGTAGTTCATCGGGTTTCTCGGCGATCCGTTCACGCGCACCTCGAAGTGCAGGTGCGCGCCCGTTGAGTTCCCCGTGCTACCGACCGTGCCGATGCGGTCGCCGCGCGAAACGCGTTGCCCGGTTCTCACGCGGATGCCGCCGGATGCCTGATGCGCGTAGAGGGTGACGACACCGTTTCCATGATCGATCATGACGGTGTTTCCGTAGCCTCCGCGGTAGCCGGCGAAGATGACCGTGCCATCAGCAGTGGCCACGAGCGCGGCGCCATGCAGGGACGCCCCGCCGGCCGAGGAGCGGCCGACATCGATGCCGGCATGGAAGCGTCTGCTGCCGAAGATCGGGTGGATCCGCCATCCGAAGGGCGAGGTGATGCGCTGAGAGCTGGGCACCGGCCACGCCATGATTCCGCCGAACTGGCCCGATCCGCTACCGGATAGCTCGGCGGCGATGCGGGAAGACTCAGCTTCTTCTTCCTCGGCGAGCGCCCTGAGCCGCGCCGCGTTCTTCTTGCTGTCGGCCATGAGGTCGGCCTTGCGGTCCTGCATGGATTCCCGCTGGTTCGCTGCGGATTGACGGGAGTTCTGGAGGTCGCGGAGTTCGTTCTCCACCGTCTGTGCTTCGCGCTTCTTCACGGCCGCGGACTTGAGCGACCGATCGAGCTTGGCCTTGCTCTTAGCGAGAGTGACGCGCGTGTGCCCGAGGTTGGCGGCGGCGTCGGAGTTCGATTCCATGACCCTGCTCACGAGTTCGGTACGTGTGATCAGGTCACGGATGTCCTGAGAGCCCAGCAGCACGTCGAAGTAGAACCACGAGCCCTGCCGGTACGTCGAGTTGACGCGTTCGGCCAGTAGCTCGCGCTGAGTATCGAGTTCGGCCTGAGTGCTCTCGATCTCGGACTGCATGCGCCCGGTCTCGACGCGCAGTTCAGCCACCTCGAGCCGAAGCTTGTTCGTGCGTTTGGTAGCCTGCGCGATCTTCGGGTCGAACGAGTCGGCTTGCTTCTGGAACGCTTCGATCTCAGCGTCGAGTGACTTGACCTCGCCAGCCAGTTTGCGCGCAAGGGCGTCGGCCTCGGCGGCCTTCTTGCGCGCTTCAGCGGCATTGTCGCGGTGTTGCTGAAGCTCGGCACGCGTGGCGGCGACAGCCGCGGGCGCGGGGAAACCCGTCGCGAGGGCGAAGGTCAGGGTGAGGGCGATGAGCGCGCGGCTGCGGTGCATCGTGTTCGAATCCTCCGGTGGCTGCGTCGTAGTGGTGGTTGCCCGGAAGGCGCTTCTCGCGCAGGATTATAGCAGTGCGCCGCCGTGGTCTCAATGGTTCGAGTTGGCGCTGCGGCTGCTGCGGCTGGCAGCGGCCGAGGACAACCAGCGGAGGGCGCGCGAGCGTCACGGGTATAATCATCCCACGCTTGCGCCCTGTCCGCTCACCGCGGCATCCATACGGAGGTCGTCCGTTGTTCCCTGTCGTCCATACCCGCCAGCTTTCTGAGTCCGTCTTCGAGATGGGCATCGAGGCTCCTCGCATCGCGGCGAAGGCACGTGCCGGCCAGTTCCTGATGGTGCGCACGACCGGTCGCGGCGAACGTATCCCGCTGACCTTCAGTGACTGGTCTGAAGGCGAGGGCTGGATTCGATTCATCTTCATGCGCGTGGGGAAGACGACCCACGAGCTTTCGCACCTCAGTGTGGGGGACTCGCTTGCCGACGTCGTCGGTCCGCTGGGCGTGCCGACCCACACCGAGCCGGTCGGGCGCGTCGCGATCGTCGGTGGCGGAGTGGGCGCGGCGGTGGCCTTTCCCGTCGCTCGGGCGATGGCGCAGGCGGGCAGCGAGGTCAGCGTCATCCTTGGTGCACGCACGCGGGAGCTGCTGGTGCTCCAGGACGAGATCGCCGCACTGCCCGGTGTCACGCTTACGGTTGTCACTGATGACGGTACCGCCGGCGAGAAGGGTCTGGTGACCTCGCCACTCAAGCGCCTCTGCGAGGCAGGGTCCATCGACCGGGCCTTCGCGGTTGGACCCGCGATCATGATGAAGTTCTGCGCGGCCACGGCCCGCGAGTACAACGTGCCCATCACGGTCTCTCTGAACCCGATCATGGTGGATGGCACCGGAATGTGCGGGGCGTGCCGCGTCACGGTGGGCGGCCAGACGCGCTTTGGCTGTGTTGAGGGTCCGGACTTCGATGGTCTCGCCGTCGACTGGGAGGAGCTCATGAGCCGCCAGCGCATCTACGCCGATGACGAGCGTGCCGCGGACTCGGAGTTCTCACGGGGATGCTCATGTCACCTGTAGACGACGAAGGGCTGCCTGCGATGCCCCCAAACAAACCTCGTCACAAGCCGAGCCGTGATCCGCGCACACCGATGCCCGAGCGGGCAGCTGAGGTGCGCCGGGGCGACTTCGACGAGGTCGCATCGGGCTACTCGAGCGATGATGCGTATCGCGAGGCAATGCGCTGCCTCCAGTGCAACAACCCCACGTGCGAAGCGGGCTGTCCGGTCAACATCCGTATCAAGGACTTCGTGGGAGCGATTATCGAGGGCCAACCGCGCAGAGGGGTCGAGATCCTCAAAGAGCGCAACGCTCTGCCTGCCGTCTGCGGCCGAGTCTGTCCTCAGGAGGAGCAGTGCGAAGCGGCGTGCGTGCTGGCCAAGAAGGGCGACCCGGTTGCCATCGGGCGGCTCGAGCGCTACCTCGGGGACTTCGACCTGGCCTGCGAGCTCGAGCACCGATGCGTCCCCGAGACCGCCGAGGCCAGCGGGTATCGCTGCGCAGTCGTCGGCTCAGGACCGGCTGGGCTGGCGTGCGCCGGGGAGCTTGCGCGGCTCGGCCACGAGGTCACGGTGTTCGAGTCGCTTCACGCCCCCGGGGGCGTCCTGACCTACGGCATTCCCGAGTTCAGGCTGCCCAAGGCCATCGTCGAGGCCGAGGTCGGTCTGCTTGAGGAGGCGGGTGTCCGCATCGTGTGCGACGAGGTCATCGGACGGATCGCCACCGTTGAGGAGCTCATGACCGACGAGGGCTTCGACGCGGTATTCATCGGAACCGGCGCGGGGCTGCCTCATTTCCTCGGCATTCCGGGCGAGAACCTCAACGGCGTGTACTCGGCCAATGAGTATCTGACGCGCGTGAACCTCATGGGGGCCTACGAGTTCCCCGCGCGCGCCGATACGCCGGTGTGGCGCGGCCGCAAGGTGGCCGTCGTCGGTGCCGGAAACGTGGCCATGGACGCCGCGCGAACGGCGATTCGCCTTGGCGCCGACGAGGTGTTCCTCGTGTATCGGCGCACCGAAGAGGAGATGCCCGCGCGACGCGAAGAGGTTCATCACGCCAAGCAGGAGGGCGTGGAGTTCAAGCTGCTGTGCTCGCCGCTTGAGATCACGGGCTCCAACGGCTGGGTCACCGGCATCGTCGCTACGCGCATGGAACTTGGCGAGACTGACGAGAGCGGCCGGCGCGCCCCGGTGTGCGTACTCGGCTCTGACTTTGAGATCGAGTGCGACACCGTGGTCATAGCCGCCGGCACAGGGGCCAATCCGCTCACTGCCGACGCCGCACCGGAGCTCGAGCGCTCACGCCGCGGGTACATCGTGACCGACGACGACGGTGCGACGAGCACGCCCGGGGTCTACGCCGGAGGGGATATCGTCACGGGCGCGGCCACCGTGATCCTTGCCATGGGCGCCGGCAAGAAGGCGGCGCGGGCGATGGACGTCTGGATGCACCAGCGCACTGAATCCTGAAATGCAATCGCGTGAGCGGCGCGCGGCGGACGCTCTTCTTGGGTACAATCGAACAACGACGAACGGCACGATTTGCCGCTTTACGGTTCAAATTCGGCTGTGTTCGGTTGCCAAGGGAGCATGAACGGTGTCGGACGAATCCATCAGCGTGCTGGTCATAGACGACGACGATGCCACCGTCGAGATGATTCGGATGGGCCTCGAAGCCGACGGCATGCGCGTCGTCGGAGCCTCAGACGGTGCGGAGGGAATCGACGCGCTTGAACGCGAGCACATCGATGTCGTGGTGCTGGATATCATGATGCCGCGCGTCGATGGCTGGATGGCGCTCATGGACATCCGAAACCACCCCGCGACGGCCGATACCCCCGTCATCATGCTGTCAGCCAAGACTCAGGACCTTGCCAAGATCCTCGCGTTCAAGCAAGGGGTGCAGCAGTACGTTACCAAGCCGTTCAGCATCCTCGAGCTCTCGGCCCGGGTCGAGAGCCTGGCAAAGCGTCACCGCAGAGTGAGCGCAGAGGTCGTGGGTGCCGGCGAGTCGGATTTTCGCAAGATCGCGGTGCGCAAGGGCGGACGCACGGTGCTACTGACGCTCGACGACATCATCTACCTGTCGGCCCGCAACAAGTCGACCTACGCGCATACGTACGAGAATCAGTACCTTGTGGACATGACGCTGGGCGAGCTCGAAGACCGCCTGCGTCGCGAGTCGTTCGCGCGTATCCACCGCAGCTATCTCGTCAATCTCAACCGGGTGAAGGAGATCTTGCGGGTGGACGGTGGCTACGTCGTCGTGGCCACGGATCGCGATGAGACCCACATCCCCGTCGCGCGGCGCCAGGTACGGCAGTTCCGCGAATCGGTCGGTATCTGATTCAAGAGCGGATGCGGTCGGCTAGTTCCTGAGCGATTGCAGTGGCGCAGGCAGTCTGCCGCCGCGCCGGGCGAAGATCGTTCCGGCCCATTGGTTCACGGGCATGACCGGCGCCTCGCCGAGCAGCCCTCCGAACGACAGCCGATCGCCCACGTCCTTGCCGATAGCGGGTATGAGGCGCACGGCAGTCGTCTTCGAGTTCACGACGCCGATGGCGCACTCGTCGGCGATCACACCCGCGATCGTCTCGGCGGTGGTATCGCCTGGGATGGCGATCATGTCGAGCCCCACCGAGCACACCGCGGTCATCGCCTCGAGCTTCTCGAGCGTCAGGGCGCCTGACTCGGCTGCGCGGATCATCCCCGCGTCCTCCGATACGGGGATGAAGGCCCCCGACAGCCCGCCCGTGCTCGACGTCCCCATGGCGCCACCCTTCTTGACGGCGTCGTTGAGAAGAGCGAGCGCAGCGGTCGTGCCGGGGCCACCGCAGCGACCGACCCCCATCGCCTCGATGATTTCGGCGACCGAATCGCCTTCGGCAGGTGTCGGAGCCAACGAAAGGTCGACGATGCCGCGCTCGACGCCGAGCCGCTTGGCCGCCTCGCGGGCGACGAGTTCGCCGGCCCGCGTAATCTTGAAGGCGGTTCCCTTGATGGCTTCGGCAACCGCGGTGAGATCGGCATCTTCAGCCAGGGCGGACACGATGGCGCGCACCACGCCGGGGCCGGAGATGCCCACATTGATGACCGCATCCGGCTCACCCGATCCGTGCACGGCACCCGCCATGAACGGGTTGTCCTCGACCATGTTGGCGAAGACGACGAGCTTAGCGCAGCCGATGCAGTCGCGATCCGCGGTGGCTTCGGCTGTCGCACGTACGGTGTGGGCCATCGCCAGTACCGCGTCCATATTGATTCCCGCGCGCGTCGTGGCGACGTTCACCGACGAGCAGACGCGCTCGGTGGTCGCCATGGCCTGGGGGATTGCTTCGATGACGCGCCGGCCGCCTTCCCCGATGCCCTTGTGGACCAGGGCGGAGAAGCCGCCGATGAAGTCGACGCCCACTTCCCGAGCGGCGCGGTCGAGTGCTTCGGCGAACGGAACCGCATCGGAGCTGTCGCACACAGCCGCCAGATCAGCGATCGGGGTGACTGAGATGCGGCGGTTGACGACCGGGATGCCGTACTCGGCCTCGATGGCGCGCGTGACCGGTACCAGGCGCTCTGCTGCGCGCGCGACGTGCTCGTAGACGTTGCGGCTGGCCACGGCGACATCGCGGTGCGCGCACTGTCGAAGCGAAAGGCCCAGCGTGACGGTGCGGATGTCGAGGTTCTGCTGCTGGACCATGAGCAGCGTCTCGACGATCTCCTCGGGAGTGATGTGCATGCGTCAGATCCTGTGCATGTAGCGGAAGACGTCTTCGCGCTGGAGGGTGATCTGCAACCCGATCTCCTCGGCGATGACGGCCAGCCGGGCCTGGAGCTCCTCGAAGGGGAGCTGCTCTTCATCCACGGTCACGAGCATGGTCATCGAGAAGATGCCGCCGATGATCGACTGCCGTATGTCCTCTATGTTGGCGTGGGATTCGGCAAGCACCTTCGAGACCGAGGCGACGATACCGACGCGGTCCTCGCCGAGAACTGACAGAATCGCTGGTGTACGCATGGTGGCTCCTCATGAGGGGGCGCGCGCCGTGCGCGCAGTATACTCGTTTCTACCGCATTATCGCGCGCGTGATGCACGTCTGATCGACGAAGGGTTCCCTCGTGGCAGTACCTATCACGCCGATTCACATCGGCGACATCGTGAGACTCAAGAAGCCGCACCCCTGCGGTGCCAATGAGTGGCAGATCGGCCGGGTGGGCGCCGACATTCGCATCGTGTGCCGCGGGTGCGACCGTTCAGTGATGCTCGAGCGCTACGAGTTCGACCGTCGCTTTCGCGGGTTCATCGAACGAGCTCAGGATAGGACCGAAGCGGGGGAGTGACCCGGGCCTTTGCGGCGGGAGCCAGCGCGCCCTCGAGGCCCTTGTAGTCCGGATGGCGTGCGTTGTTGAGCTGCACGTGGACGTGGTCACCGCCGTCCTTGGTGTAGTCGGCCAGCTGCAGGTTCTCACGATCAGAGAGCATGCGGACTGCGGCGATGCGCGTCACGCCAGCGGTCACCTCGTCTCCGGCCTTCACGCTGAGGTCATCCACGTGGATCATCACGCAGTCGATCGTCGGCGCTCCGAGCGGCCGGATGTGAATCTCGTAGTCATCGTGTGTGCCGTAGAGCTTGTAGCGCTTGACCTTGACGACGGTGCCGGAGACCGGCGCGAGCACGTCTGAGCCAGCCTTGGCTCCCACGTCGACCGCGGTGTCCGGCTTGCCCGGGCGGCTCCGCCACATGATGAGCGCACGACCGGTGAGCGCGGCGTTGGGAGCGCTCGACTGCTTCGACAGGTCGCGTTTCGTCGACCGGGCCTTCTTCGCCGCCTTCATGTCTGCGATGGGAAGGGCCAGCTTCATGCTGAGAGCGTAGGGATAGGACGCCTGGTGAAAGCCCATCTCGGTCAGGTCATCCAGTCGAACCGGGAGTCGTACCGTGACCGAGCCGCGCCGCGCGATGATAGGCGTGGGGTCAGCCACAGCGGCGGCACGCACGACCGTTTCCCCCGGCTGCGGCGCGCCGGTCCTGTTCGCGGGCGCCGGGGTCGGCGTTTCGCGCACTGCCGCCGCCGCGCTGTGCATCGGCAGGCTGGCGGCCTTCTCGTCAGAGGAGTAGCGCCAGCCCAATGCGAGCAAGGCGACGCCGATCACGGCGGTGACGACCACTGCCGTGCGCTGTCGGCGCGCTCGCTCACGGCGCCTGGCTTCACGCGCGAGGCGTCCCTGGAGGGCCAAGCCCGTGTCCCGCGCGGGGTACAGCGTGCGACCGCTGGCGCGGCATTCATCCTCATCGACCGGCTGAGGCGCGCGCGGATCGGGCTCGGGGTAGCGCACCTCAGTTGTGCTGAGGGTGCGGACCTCGCCGTCTCGCCTCAGGCCGGGGCGTGCTCTGCGCGCGGAACGTGTCATGGCCGGGGCCCTACGGCACGAGCCCTCAGGGACGGCGCGCGGTCGGAGAGAAGGCATCGGCCCCGCTCCGTGTGGGTTTGAGGGGTGTTGCTGTGCATGGTTCCCGTTCCTAGCAAGTGGCGCTCCATGACCGCCTACCGGTCTGTCAGTATAGACGCTGCGCGAGGGGTGACGCGCGCTCTCCAAACGCTTATCCTTACGCGGTGCTAGTGCCGGTACGGGGTGAGGCGCTCCGGGACATCTGCTGCGAGGGTGGAGATATGCAGAAACTCGAAGAGGTACTGCGGGCCGAGGAGGCTGCGCGGCGTACGGTCGCTGACGCCCGTGAGCATGCCGAACAGCTCGTGAGAGATGCGCGGGCGCAGGCGGGCGGGCTGCTCGAGTCCGCCCGGGTTGCCGCTGCGAAGGACGCTGCCCAGATCGCCAGCGAGTCGCGAGCACGTGCCGCCACGACCGCCGGTGAGATTCGTCAGAGCGCGGCGGAGAGCCTCGAGCTGGATCTGGCTACTGCCCGAACGCGTGAGGCCGCAACGGTCGAACGCATCATGCGGGAGTTGGTGGGCTAGCCGGCATGGCCATCGCGCGCATGCTCAAAACGACGGTTATCGGCCATCGGCCGGCCCTTCGCCACACACTCGCCGTGTTCCAGCAGCAGGGCGTGCTCGACGTCGTCGCCAATGAGTTCGACCTTCCAAGCGAGGAGATCGGACCCGAAGATGAGCGCCGTCTGCTCATCGACGAACAGCTGGCGGACGCCTCCTTCGTGCGTGACTTCCTCAGCAGATATCACACGTCCAACACGCCCCTCAAGACGTTCGTGACCGAGAAGTTCCATCTGAGCGAGGAGCGGTTCATCGGGCTCGAGTTTGACGCGCACGTACATCGCATCTACCGCGAGTGTGTGGCTATCGCTGACCGGCTCGCCGCCGGTGAGCGTGAGTGCGATCGGTTGCGCCAGTTGATTCATGACCTCGAGCCGTGGGGCGAGTTGCGACTGCAGATCTCACAGTGGCAGGGCACCGAGAGAACCATCCTGTTCGCGGGCACGGTGCCGGCGGCATCGGGGACCGCGATTCGGCAGCAACTGCGAGAAGCGGTCGGCGAGGTGACGGTCGAGGAGCTGGGACCCGTTGGGGATCGGCAGGCGTGGGTCGTGATCGTGTGTCACGCGGTCGTAGACGAGGTTCGCTCGGTACTCGCAGCCACCGATTTCGCCGACGTTTCCTTTCCCGGACTCGAAGACTACCCGGCAGAGGAGCGCGCACGCGCGCAGGCTACGATCGTTGAGTCGGAGGAGGAGGCCGAGCGGCTTAAGGAGCGCGCGGTGGAGCTCGCTCAGGGTCACTATGCAGCCGCAGTCGCGCTGGTGCGGGCGCTCGAGTCCAACCGCGATTCCCTGCTGCTGCACGAGAGTATCGCGGGGACCGAGCGGGCATTCGTGTTGCGCGGCTGGACTCGAGCGGCGTCGCGCGACGCTCTTGAGGCCGGCCTTGCGCGCTTCGGGGATTCAACCGACCTTACGTTCGATGATCCGGGCGAGGATGACGAGCCCCCGGTAGCACTCGAGAACCACTGGCTGATCCGCCCGTTCGAGTTGCTCACCGACCTCTATGGCAGACCGCGCTACCGGGGAGTCGACCCGACGCCCCTTCACGCACCCTTCTTCGTGCTGTTCTTCGGGCTGTGCATCGGTGACGTGGGCTATGGACTGATGCTCATCGGCGGAGCGCTCCTCATCAAGCATCGCCTCGATGTCACCGCCGGTGTGAAGCGCTTCATGGATCTGCTGGTGATCGGTGGCGTCGCTTCGATGGTCGTCGGGGTGCTGCTTGGCAGTTATCTGGCGCTTCCCGTAGACTCGCTGCCGCCGGCTTTGCAGTCGCTGCAGGTGCTCGATCCAATCGGCGACATACAGCAGTTCTTACTGTTCGCGCTGGCGCTCGGTGTGATCCAGGTGTTCTTCGGCGTGTTCATCGCGGCGTGGTCGGCGTTTCGCCATGGCGACCCTGAGTCGGCGGTCTTCGATCATCTATCCATCGTCTTCCTGTTCGTCATGCTGACGGTCACGGCGTTGGCGGGGGTTGCCGGTTCCGCCGATATCGTGCGCGCCTCGCTCATGCTGGGCCTCGTCGGAGCCATGGTGATGCAGGGCCGTGCCGTCCAGGCGGCCATGCGCGGCGATGGGGTGGCGAAGTGGGATCGGCTTGTGGGTATCATGTGGGCTGCGGTCTTC
This portion of the Coriobacteriia bacterium genome encodes:
- a CDS encoding DUF951 domain-containing protein, which produces MAVPITPIHIGDIVRLKKPHPCGANEWQIGRVGADIRIVCRGCDRSVMLERYEFDRRFRGFIERAQDRTEAGE
- the gltA gene encoding NADPH-dependent glutamate synthase produces the protein MPPNKPRHKPSRDPRTPMPERAAEVRRGDFDEVASGYSSDDAYREAMRCLQCNNPTCEAGCPVNIRIKDFVGAIIEGQPRRGVEILKERNALPAVCGRVCPQEEQCEAACVLAKKGDPVAIGRLERYLGDFDLACELEHRCVPETAEASGYRCAVVGSGPAGLACAGELARLGHEVTVFESLHAPGGVLTYGIPEFRLPKAIVEAEVGLLEEAGVRIVCDEVIGRIATVEELMTDEGFDAVFIGTGAGLPHFLGIPGENLNGVYSANEYLTRVNLMGAYEFPARADTPVWRGRKVAVVGAGNVAMDAARTAIRLGADEVFLVYRRTEEEMPARREEVHHAKQEGVEFKLLCSPLEITGSNGWVTGIVATRMELGETDESGRRAPVCVLGSDFEIECDTVVIAAGTGANPLTADAAPELERSRRGYIVTDDDGATSTPGVYAGGDIVTGAATVILAMGAGKKAARAMDVWMHQRTES
- a CDS encoding ACT domain-containing protein; amino-acid sequence: MRTPAILSVLGEDRVGIVASVSKVLAESHANIEDIRQSIIGGIFSMTMLVTVDEEQLPFEELQARLAVIAEEIGLQITLQREDVFRYMHRI
- a CDS encoding V-type ATPase 116kDa subunit family protein → MAIARMLKTTVIGHRPALRHTLAVFQQQGVLDVVANEFDLPSEEIGPEDERRLLIDEQLADASFVRDFLSRYHTSNTPLKTFVTEKFHLSEERFIGLEFDAHVHRIYRECVAIADRLAAGERECDRLRQLIHDLEPWGELRLQISQWQGTERTILFAGTVPAASGTAIRQQLREAVGEVTVEELGPVGDRQAWVVIVCHAVVDEVRSVLAATDFADVSFPGLEDYPAEERARAQATIVESEEEAERLKERAVELAQGHYAAAVALVRALESNRDSLLLHESIAGTERAFVLRGWTRAASRDALEAGLARFGDSTDLTFDDPGEDDEPPVALENHWLIRPFELLTDLYGRPRYRGVDPTPLHAPFFVLFFGLCIGDVGYGLMLIGGALLIKHRLDVTAGVKRFMDLLVIGGVASMVVGVLLGSYLALPVDSLPPALQSLQVLDPIGDIQQFLLFALALGVIQVFFGVFIAAWSAFRHGDPESAVFDHLSIVFLFVMLTVTALAGVAGSADIVRASLMLGLVGAMVMQGRAVQAAMRGDGVAKWDRLVGIMWAAVFVGGMVVYALTGALSALWVALGLSVLGLAVSKAVRRGVVGVLAGAYNVYGLTGFVGDVLSYLRLPALGLSGALVGSVFNILTSLVWTSATPLFAEGGIAWLGGAVVAVLAVAVFAVGHTFNVVINLLGAFVHPTRLQFVEFFSKFYEAGGRPFAPFGFRTDGLVLDAGAAGKEGGRVS
- a CDS encoding peptidoglycan DD-metalloendopeptidase family protein, whose protein sequence is MHRSRALIALTLTFALATGFPAPAAVAATRAELQQHRDNAAEARKKAAEADALARKLAGEVKSLDAEIEAFQKQADSFDPKIAQATKRTNKLRLEVAELRVETGRMQSEIESTQAELDTQRELLAERVNSTYRQGSWFYFDVLLGSQDIRDLITRTELVSRVMESNSDAAANLGHTRVTLAKSKAKLDRSLKSAAVKKREAQTVENELRDLQNSRQSAANQRESMQDRKADLMADSKKNAARLRALAEEEEAESSRIAAELSGSGSGQFGGIMAWPVPSSQRITSPFGWRIHPIFGSRRFHAGIDVGRSSAGGASLHGAALVATADGTVIFAGYRGGYGNTVMIDHGNGVVTLYAHQASGGIRVRTGQRVSRGDRIGTVGSTGNSTGAHLHFEVRVNGSPRNPMNYM
- a CDS encoding sulfide/dihydroorotate dehydrogenase-like FAD/NAD-binding protein, producing MFPVVHTRQLSESVFEMGIEAPRIAAKARAGQFLMVRTTGRGERIPLTFSDWSEGEGWIRFIFMRVGKTTHELSHLSVGDSLADVVGPLGVPTHTEPVGRVAIVGGGVGAAVAFPVARAMAQAGSEVSVILGARTRELLVLQDEIAALPGVTLTVVTDDGTAGEKGLVTSPLKRLCEAGSIDRAFAVGPAIMMKFCAATAREYNVPITVSLNPIMVDGTGMCGACRVTVGGQTRFGCVEGPDFDGLAVDWEELMSRQRIYADDERAADSEFSRGCSCHL
- a CDS encoding LytTR family DNA-binding domain-containing protein, which produces MSDESISVLVIDDDDATVEMIRMGLEADGMRVVGASDGAEGIDALEREHIDVVVLDIMMPRVDGWMALMDIRNHPATADTPVIMLSAKTQDLAKILAFKQGVQQYVTKPFSILELSARVESLAKRHRRVSAEVVGAGESDFRKIAVRKGGRTVLLTLDDIIYLSARNKSTYAHTYENQYLVDMTLGELEDRLRRESFARIHRSYLVNLNRVKEILRVDGGYVVVATDRDETHIPVARRQVRQFRESVGI
- a CDS encoding M23 family metallopeptidase: MTRSARRARPGLRRDGEVRTLSTTEVRYPEPDPRAPQPVDEDECRASGRTLYPARDTGLALQGRLAREARRRERARRQRTAVVVTAVIGVALLALGWRYSSDEKAASLPMHSAAAAVRETPTPAPANRTGAPQPGETVVRAAAVADPTPIIARRGSVTVRLPVRLDDLTEMGFHQASYPYALSMKLALPIADMKAAKKARSTKRDLSKQSSAPNAALTGRALIMWRSRPGKPDTAVDVGAKAGSDVLAPVSGTVVKVKRYKLYGTHDDYEIHIRPLGAPTIDCVMIHVDDLSVKAGDEVTAGVTRIAAVRMLSDRENLQLADYTKDGGDHVHVQLNNARHPDYKGLEGALAPAAKARVTPPLRSYPELVR
- a CDS encoding PFL family protein produces the protein MHITPEEIVETLLMVQQQNLDIRTVTLGLSLRQCAHRDVAVASRNVYEHVARAAERLVPVTRAIEAEYGIPVVNRRISVTPIADLAAVCDSSDAVPFAEALDRAAREVGVDFIGGFSALVHKGIGEGGRRVIEAIPQAMATTERVCSSVNVATTRAGINMDAVLAMAHTVRATAEATADRDCIGCAKLVVFANMVEDNPFMAGAVHGSGEPDAVINVGISGPGVVRAIVSALAEDADLTAVAEAIKGTAFKITRAGELVAREAAKRLGVERGIVDLSLAPTPAEGDSVAEIIEAMGVGRCGGPGTTAALALLNDAVKKGGAMGTSSTGGLSGAFIPVSEDAGMIRAAESGALTLEKLEAMTAVCSVGLDMIAIPGDTTAETIAGVIADECAIGVVNSKTTAVRLIPAIGKDVGDRLSFGGLLGEAPVMPVNQWAGTIFARRGGRLPAPLQSLRN